The Fructilactobacillus ixorae genome has a window encoding:
- a CDS encoding methylated-DNA--[protein]-cysteine S-methyltransferase, with protein MQRLYWDAININDQKVFYTVTDAGLNFVSSPDCGVSQVLRFYAAPFEYSHDHQQTDGYRKALKRYLKGKSESFGFPLDYLVDGTPQQEEVWQLISAIPYGKTLKLADLAAQLRVDPATVRAAMQACPLWLVVPLHRVVELGDDCGYRTNAAMRTYLRNLEQSPKSELRELL; from the coding sequence ATGCAACGGTTATACTGGGATGCAATTAACATCAATGACCAAAAGGTCTTTTATACGGTTACCGATGCGGGACTCAATTTTGTTAGTTCGCCTGATTGTGGGGTTTCACAGGTATTGCGGTTTTATGCAGCCCCGTTTGAATACAGCCATGATCACCAACAGACGGATGGGTACCGAAAAGCCCTGAAACGGTATTTGAAGGGGAAGAGTGAGTCCTTTGGCTTTCCCCTGGATTACTTGGTGGATGGGACTCCTCAACAAGAAGAGGTCTGGCAGCTGATTAGTGCAATTCCCTATGGAAAAACTCTGAAGCTGGCTGACCTTGCAGCACAATTACGCGTTGACCCAGCCACCGTGCGGGCGGCCATGCAGGCCTGTCCGCTGTGGTTAGTGGTTCCCCTCCATCGGGTGGTGGAACTAGGCGATGATTGTGGCTATCGTACTAACGCAGCCATGCGCACCTATCTGCGTAATCTGGAGCAAAGTCCAAAATCAGAGTTAAGGGAGTTATTATAA
- a CDS encoding MFS transporter, with product MRKFREWGLAMLLIIVAAGLIMLMQWQKHTVILGYDTFFHFNRIYDAAQQLQTGRFNYFMSNYGYQQSGQMINALYGPYFAYVLGLVLWLTGSWFSFQLVTGTLILVGAGVSAWVLFCRLHVHRSLAILGALIYLGQNFITYWITSAAFLDWGAMILPLAVLMGLGLLDGRPTKISWGLGLVIALLIEMHTLSAVMTCLMLVPFALVGWWRSKTKGRYLGRLGLNALGALVLTANYLVVFVNVMLHNHLVAPFAVKSLAQGAMHFLSPNWMQTDLGIVFIVIISGQIALLWLVRPQRRLNYFLTGIGLVFFYISSNLFPWRLVGRYLPFLNHFLQFPSRFFSFAALLILAGFLMSLTTVLDMPKLHWVHGSLYALVGLLTVMTVMLGMRNVKFQADNNWHGQTEPPQVGVYTPVKHRHDYYQPGVTNARLKADFASSDLNRPLLDERRGITDYLPNNSGRVNVRHLQTQYQTQIMSRSSRFTKHVDRQGQLHVAWRESQAAVTTIPVVAYHDTRVRLNGQTLQRGQHADANHFSVTEIGAIQVLTRSGANQVTVSYQPASWITGARLISLGAWFLVFGWGWCLCFRYLFKRCWCGLTRF from the coding sequence ATGCGAAAGTTCCGTGAATGGGGCCTAGCAATGTTGCTGATTATTGTGGCAGCGGGCTTGATCATGTTAATGCAGTGGCAAAAACACACCGTCATCCTCGGATACGATACGTTCTTTCATTTCAATCGAATTTATGATGCTGCTCAGCAATTGCAAACGGGGCGGTTTAACTACTTCATGAGTAACTATGGGTACCAACAATCAGGTCAAATGATTAATGCGCTCTATGGACCGTACTTTGCGTATGTATTAGGGCTGGTTTTGTGGCTGACCGGTAGTTGGTTTAGTTTCCAACTAGTGACCGGCACCCTGATTTTAGTGGGTGCGGGAGTTAGTGCGTGGGTGCTATTTTGTCGGTTACATGTTCATCGGTCCTTAGCAATTCTAGGGGCCCTCATTTATTTAGGCCAGAATTTTATTACATATTGGATCACGAGTGCGGCCTTTCTGGATTGGGGAGCGATGATACTGCCCCTAGCAGTTCTAATGGGGTTGGGGTTACTGGACGGGCGCCCGACGAAAATATCATGGGGCCTTGGGTTGGTCATCGCGCTTTTAATCGAAATGCACACCTTGAGTGCAGTGATGACCTGCTTAATGCTGGTTCCCTTTGCCCTCGTCGGTTGGTGGCGGTCGAAAACGAAGGGGCGGTACCTTGGACGTTTAGGGTTAAATGCACTTGGCGCGCTCGTACTAACTGCTAATTACCTAGTGGTATTTGTGAACGTAATGCTGCATAACCACTTGGTGGCGCCGTTTGCCGTGAAGAGTTTAGCCCAGGGAGCCATGCATTTTTTAAGCCCGAATTGGATGCAGACCGATCTCGGAATTGTGTTTATCGTAATTATTAGTGGACAAATTGCCTTGTTATGGTTAGTGCGCCCGCAACGGCGCTTAAATTACTTTCTAACTGGAATTGGGCTCGTCTTTTTCTACATTTCCTCAAATCTCTTTCCCTGGCGGTTGGTGGGGCGGTACTTGCCGTTTCTAAACCACTTTCTCCAGTTTCCTTCCCGCTTTTTTTCCTTTGCAGCCTTATTAATTCTGGCGGGCTTTTTAATGTCACTCACAACCGTGCTGGACATGCCCAAGTTGCATTGGGTGCATGGGTCCTTGTATGCCCTGGTGGGGTTACTAACCGTCATGACCGTGATGTTAGGGATGCGTAATGTGAAATTTCAGGCCGATAATAACTGGCACGGACAGACCGAACCACCCCAAGTTGGGGTTTATACTCCGGTCAAACATCGTCATGATTATTACCAACCGGGGGTTACCAACGCCCGTCTCAAAGCGGACTTTGCCAGTTCTGATCTGAATAGGCCGTTGTTAGACGAACGGCGGGGGATTACTGACTATTTGCCTAATAACAGTGGTCGTGTTAACGTTCGCCACTTACAAACGCAGTATCAAACTCAGATTATGTCGCGGTCGTCCCGCTTTACTAAACACGTTGATCGGCAGGGACAGTTACATGTGGCCTGGCGTGAATCCCAAGCTGCGGTGACTACCATTCCGGTGGTGGCCTATCATGATACGCGGGTCCGGCTGAACGGGCAAACGTTACAGCGCGGGCAACACGCGGATGCTAACCACTTTTCCGTAACCGAAATTGGCGCCATTCAGGTGCTTACCCGGTCAGGTGCCAATCAAGTAACGGTTTCCTACCAACCGGCTTCGTGGATTACGGGAGCGAGATTAATTTCACTAGGAGCCTGGTTCCTAGTGTTTGGCTGGGGATGGTGCTTGTGTTTTCGTTATCTGTTCAAGCGCTGCTGGTGCGGGTTAACTAGGTTTTAA